Proteins from one Flammeovirgaceae bacterium genomic window:
- the speB gene encoding agmatinase — MISVVGIPFDEFSSFMRGPAQAPPKIREAYHSGSSNYFTEGLADLKGHSGWKDEGDLVLPEGPGAIPAINTAISTLLKRSDKVLSLGGDHSVTYPVVKAFAEKYGPLTVLHLDAHNDLYHDFEGNPYSHACPFARIMEEGLANRLVQVGIRTMNAHQYGQAKRFGVEVIEMKDWKGDDRFQLDGPVYISLDLDVVDPAFAPGVSHHEPGGFTTREVLSIIQHIKGNVVGADLVELNPARDPSGITAMLAAKLYKELLHLLLHS; from the coding sequence ATGATTTCCGTAGTAGGCATTCCTTTTGACGAATTCTCCTCGTTTATGCGCGGCCCCGCGCAAGCACCGCCCAAAATAAGGGAGGCATACCATTCCGGTTCGTCCAATTATTTTACGGAAGGCCTGGCCGACCTAAAGGGCCATAGTGGATGGAAGGACGAAGGGGACCTGGTGTTGCCTGAAGGGCCTGGGGCAATCCCGGCCATTAACACGGCCATCTCCACTCTTCTTAAAAGATCGGACAAGGTATTGTCATTGGGTGGGGACCACTCCGTTACTTATCCGGTGGTAAAAGCATTTGCGGAAAAGTACGGCCCGCTTACCGTGCTTCACCTGGATGCCCACAACGACCTCTATCACGACTTTGAGGGAAACCCATATTCCCATGCCTGTCCTTTTGCCAGGATCATGGAAGAAGGCCTGGCAAACCGGTTGGTGCAGGTGGGCATCCGGACGATGAACGCCCACCAATATGGCCAGGCAAAACGTTTTGGCGTGGAGGTGATTGAAATGAAGGACTGGAAAGGGGATGACCGGTTTCAATTGGATGGGCCTGTTTACATTTCTTTGGACCTGGACGTGGTGGACCCCGCGTTTGCACCGGGGGTTTCCCATCACGAACCGGGAGGTTTCACCACACGTGAAGTATTGTCCATTATCCAACACATCAAGGGGAACGTGGTGGGCGCGGACCTGGTGGAGTTAAACCCCGCCCGTGACCCATCTGGCATTACCGCCATGCTGGCGGCCAAACTTTATAAAGAGTTGCTCCATTTGCTTTTGCACAGCTAA
- a CDS encoding aminotransferase class I/II-fold pyridoxal phosphate-dependent enzyme, with the protein MTSKEFRKAAHQLVDWMADYMDNVGDYPVKPNIKPGDIKAQLPDRAPGHGEGFEAIFSDFDKIILPGMTHWQHPQFFAYFPSGTSGPSVLAEMLAASMGAQCMVWLTSPAAEELEERMMEWLRDMLGLPSHLTGVIQDSSSSSTLVALLTAREYQTGYAINQSGFEGNEKFRIYASVQAHSSVDKGVRIAGFGIDNLVKVEVDENFEMKPDALENAMEKDIALGLVPLCVVSTLGTTSSTAIDPIKAIGEICAKYKCWHHIDASYAGTALLLPEMRWMSEGVELADSFVVNPHKWMLTNFDCSAYFVKDKKALTDTFSILPEYLKTPQDHQVNNYRDWGIPLGRRFRALKLWFVIRSYGVEGLRKVINQHIEIGRWLKDEIEKEEDFELLAPVPLNLVCFRYRPKGLKNESGLNEINKTLLEGLNQTGNIFLTQTKLHDKYTIRLVSGNGNTSLEAVAKGWEAIKNHARKIKL; encoded by the coding sequence ATGACATCAAAGGAATTTCGCAAAGCGGCACACCAGCTGGTGGATTGGATGGCCGACTACATGGACAACGTGGGGGACTATCCAGTAAAACCCAACATCAAACCGGGGGACATAAAAGCCCAACTTCCCGACCGTGCCCCCGGGCATGGCGAGGGTTTTGAGGCCATATTTTCCGATTTCGATAAGATCATCTTGCCGGGAATGACCCATTGGCAACACCCACAGTTCTTCGCCTACTTCCCCTCTGGCACCAGTGGGCCGTCCGTGTTGGCGGAAATGCTGGCCGCCAGCATGGGCGCACAGTGCATGGTGTGGCTTACTTCCCCCGCGGCAGAGGAATTGGAAGAGCGTATGATGGAGTGGCTCCGGGACATGCTGGGGCTCCCTTCCCACCTGACGGGCGTAATACAAGACAGCAGTTCCTCGTCCACGCTGGTGGCCTTGTTGACCGCCCGTGAGTACCAAACGGGCTATGCCATCAACCAAAGCGGGTTTGAGGGGAACGAAAAATTCAGGATATATGCTTCCGTGCAGGCCCACTCATCGGTGGACAAGGGCGTGAGGATTGCCGGCTTTGGCATTGACAACCTGGTGAAGGTGGAGGTGGACGAAAATTTTGAAATGAAACCGGATGCATTGGAAAACGCCATGGAAAAAGACATTGCCCTGGGGCTGGTGCCCTTGTGCGTGGTGTCGACCCTGGGCACGACCAGCTCCACGGCCATTGATCCCATTAAGGCCATAGGGGAAATTTGCGCTAAATATAAATGCTGGCACCATATTGACGCCTCTTATGCCGGCACGGCCTTGTTGTTGCCGGAAATGAGGTGGATGAGCGAGGGGGTTGAATTGGCGGATAGTTTTGTTGTTAACCCGCACAAATGGATGTTGACCAATTTTGACTGTTCTGCCTATTTTGTAAAAGACAAAAAAGCGCTGACCGACACGTTTAGCATCTTGCCCGAATACCTCAAAACACCCCAGGACCACCAGGTGAACAATTACCGGGATTGGGGCATTCCGCTGGGAAGGCGTTTCAGGGCACTCAAGTTGTGGTTTGTGATCAGGAGCTACGGGGTGGAAGGACTGCGAAAGGTAATTAATCAACATATTGAGATTGGGCGGTGGCTTAAAGATGAAATCGAAAAGGAAGAAGATTTTGAACTGCTGGCGCCCGTTCCGCTCAACCTCGTGTGCTTTAGGTACCGGCCCAAGGGGTTAAAAAACGAGTCAGGGCTTAATGAAATCAACAAAACCTTGTTGGAGGGCCTTAACCAAACAGGGAATATTTTCCTGACACAAACCAAGCTGCACGATAAATATACCATTCGCCTGGTGTCGGGCAATGGCAACACCTCGCTGGAGGCAGTGGCCAAAGGGTGGGAGGCAATTAAAAACCATGCAAGGAAAATAAAACTATGA
- a CDS encoding TonB-dependent receptor, whose product MKKLLLLGSLWFAGIVAFGQGEVISGRVVSSEDNTAIPGVNVILKGTVQGTVTDANGNYRINKPSEGGTLVFSFVGFKTQEVPIGNQTSINITLESEVGQLAEVVVVGYGTQQKEAITGSVGSLDNTKLEQVPMASFEQTLQGNLAGVQATGIDGSPGANTQIRIRGIGSITASSEPLYVIDGIPVTSGNIAELNDNGDRSANVMAGINPNDIESVTVLKDASSTAIYGSRGANGVILITTKSGKQGKPRIDIKTQVGFNNVASKNLLKPLNADQYTQLFLEGYTNRGDTPAQAQSNFDSRFTQLIDPSTGLPTNTDWLESVTRTGANQSYDISASGATDNVKYFLSGSYFDQQSYIIGTDFSRLSTRLNLEVKATDFLTISNNLSVSNTDQNGMVDGSAWANPLYNAYLLSPLIPIRDDQGRFNAEHKNYFPMGGNNPVGALSGDDARNTTQLRLIDNFAVTVKFLKNFTARSQWNVDAIQVDEYQYKNPRYGDGRNSGGYAQENTVLDKNWVGTQTLTYGVTLGGRHNVEALVGYEAQESKRKTLYGYGESFPNDKLKTLASAAAAFDTESTRTGFTFNSILSRVNYDFDGKYFFSASLRRDGSSRFGRDSRWGTFYSVGGAWNVTAEDFLSGATFIDNLKLRTSYGVTGNAAIGNFPSVGLYAYGQDYDGAPGGAPSQIANPLLTWESQENFNVGLDFSLLNRVNGTVDYFSRVSSDLILDVPVSRTTGFQSLTQNFGEMKNSGLELSLNATVLQLTDFSWSVGFNTTLLKNKITKLKDDFNDGTKRRQEGQDYQSYYLYEWAGVDQTNGQPLWYTDSTRSETTSDINAAERFLVGKSATPDHYGGFNTVFTYKGISLSAQFSYSSGNYIYDSNERFYHGDGALTPRSTTTYAFENRWMPGRTDAKFPQHMWGGNMNSNIGDQTRWLHDASFVRLRNLTVAYNVPSAIVSRMHLRSLRVYTRGVNLWTHTKDKDLHLDPEQAINGIANGLTPAIKTFTFGIDIGL is encoded by the coding sequence ATGAAAAAACTTCTACTGTTAGGGTCCTTGTGGTTTGCAGGGATTGTGGCATTTGGCCAGGGTGAAGTAATTTCCGGAAGGGTGGTATCATCGGAAGATAATACGGCCATCCCGGGAGTTAACGTCATTCTGAAAGGTACCGTTCAAGGTACAGTAACCGATGCGAATGGAAACTACCGGATCAACAAGCCAAGCGAAGGGGGAACATTGGTGTTCTCTTTTGTAGGCTTTAAGACCCAGGAGGTTCCAATCGGAAACCAGACATCCATCAACATTACGCTTGAATCCGAAGTAGGTCAATTGGCTGAGGTGGTGGTTGTAGGTTATGGAACGCAGCAAAAGGAGGCCATTACAGGTTCGGTGGGTTCTTTGGACAACACCAAGCTGGAGCAGGTTCCCATGGCATCTTTTGAACAAACCCTTCAGGGGAACTTGGCAGGCGTCCAGGCCACGGGAATTGACGGGTCGCCTGGTGCCAATACCCAGATTAGGATCAGGGGGATTGGCTCCATCACCGCCTCCAGCGAACCGTTGTACGTCATAGATGGGATACCCGTGACTTCTGGTAACATCGCGGAGTTGAACGACAATGGTGACAGAAGTGCCAACGTAATGGCGGGAATCAACCCGAACGACATTGAAAGCGTTACGGTATTGAAAGACGCTTCTTCCACGGCCATCTATGGGTCCCGTGGCGCAAACGGGGTCATCCTGATCACCACAAAAAGCGGTAAGCAGGGCAAGCCCAGGATTGACATCAAGACACAGGTTGGCTTTAACAACGTGGCTTCAAAGAACCTCCTTAAGCCACTTAACGCGGATCAATACACACAATTGTTCCTGGAAGGCTATACCAACAGGGGCGATACCCCGGCACAGGCCCAATCCAACTTTGACAGCCGGTTTACCCAATTGATCGACCCCTCCACCGGGCTGCCCACCAACACAGACTGGCTGGAGTCGGTGACCAGGACAGGGGCAAACCAATCGTACGACATCAGTGCTAGTGGGGCTACCGACAATGTGAAATACTTCCTTTCCGGATCCTATTTTGACCAGCAAAGCTATATCATTGGCACGGATTTCAGCCGGTTGTCAACCCGCCTGAATCTGGAAGTGAAGGCAACCGATTTCCTTACCATTTCCAATAACCTAAGTGTTTCCAATACGGATCAAAACGGTATGGTGGACGGATCGGCATGGGCCAACCCGCTCTACAACGCTTACCTGCTCTCCCCGCTCATCCCTATTCGCGATGACCAGGGCCGGTTCAATGCTGAGCACAAGAATTATTTCCCTATGGGTGGCAATAATCCTGTTGGCGCCTTGAGTGGGGATGATGCCCGAAACACCACCCAACTCAGGCTGATTGATAACTTTGCGGTAACGGTCAAATTCCTTAAGAACTTTACCGCACGCTCGCAATGGAACGTGGACGCGATACAGGTGGATGAGTACCAATACAAGAACCCACGCTATGGCGATGGAAGGAACAGTGGTGGTTATGCACAAGAAAACACGGTATTGGATAAAAACTGGGTAGGCACACAAACGCTGACCTATGGCGTTACCCTGGGGGGAAGGCACAATGTAGAGGCCCTCGTGGGTTACGAGGCGCAGGAATCCAAACGAAAAACCCTTTATGGATACGGTGAGAGCTTCCCTAACGACAAACTGAAAACACTGGCCAGTGCTGCTGCGGCCTTTGATACAGAGAGTACCCGGACAGGCTTTACTTTTAATTCCATTTTGTCCAGGGTCAACTACGATTTTGATGGAAAATATTTCTTTTCTGCCAGCTTGAGAAGGGATGGTTCATCACGCTTCGGTAGGGATTCAAGATGGGGTACATTTTATTCGGTAGGTGGCGCATGGAACGTAACGGCAGAAGATTTTCTCTCCGGGGCCACCTTTATAGACAATTTGAAGCTGCGCACCTCCTATGGGGTAACCGGAAATGCCGCAATTGGTAATTTTCCTTCTGTGGGGCTTTATGCCTATGGCCAGGATTATGATGGGGCGCCTGGAGGCGCGCCTTCCCAAATTGCCAACCCACTGCTAACCTGGGAAAGCCAGGAAAACTTCAACGTAGGCCTTGACTTCAGTTTGTTGAACAGGGTAAATGGTACTGTGGATTACTTTTCAAGGGTATCATCGGACCTGATATTGGATGTGCCCGTTTCCAGGACTACCGGTTTTCAAAGCCTGACACAAAATTTTGGGGAGATGAAGAATTCCGGGTTGGAACTGTCTTTGAATGCCACTGTTTTGCAATTGACCGACTTTTCCTGGAGTGTTGGGTTTAACACCACCCTCCTCAAAAACAAGATAACCAAACTGAAGGATGACTTTAACGATGGCACCAAGAGGCGCCAGGAGGGACAGGATTACCAATCCTACTACCTTTATGAATGGGCTGGTGTTGACCAAACCAATGGTCAACCATTGTGGTACACCGACTCCACCCGTAGCGAGACCACTTCTGATATCAATGCAGCCGAAAGGTTTTTGGTGGGCAAGAGCGCCACTCCGGACCACTATGGAGGGTTCAACACCGTGTTTACCTATAAGGGGATATCCCTGAGCGCACAGTTTTCTTATTCATCAGGAAACTACATCTATGATTCCAATGAACGGTTTTATCATGGGGACGGGGCCCTTACCCCCAGGAGCACCACAACCTATGCGTTTGAAAACCGGTGGATGCCCGGAAGGACCGATGCCAAGTTTCCACAGCACATGTGGGGGGGCAACATGAACAGTAACATAGGTGACCAAACCAGATGGTTGCATGATGCTTCTTTTGTGAGGCTAAGGAACCTGACCGTGGCCTATAACGTGCCCAGCGCCATTGTTTCAAGGATGCACCTCAGGTCGTTGAGGGTATACACCAGGGGCGTTAACTTGTGGACACACACCAAGGACAAGGATTTGCACCTTGACCCTGAGCAGGCCATCAACGGTATTGCCAACGGGCTTACACCAGCCATCAAGACGTTTACGTTTGGTATTGATATTGGACTATAG
- a CDS encoding D-aminoacylase has product MKKFLSIVVGALLAGACHQEHFDTVIRNARVVDGSGKPSFTADVGINADTIAAVGDLSKATAKQEIDATGLVLSPGFIDTHSHHDWGMFEARDVAALASQGVTTMIIGQDGGSRFPIAVLLRRLDSLPVAINVGSYTGHNTLRRMTMGDKYQREATPEEVGQMKKMLAQDMENGSLGLSTGLEYDPGIYSNEDEVVQLAAVVAPYGGRYISHMRSEDRYFWDALKEIIHIGREAGVPVQISHAKLAMKSLWGQSAKMVAMLDSAREAGVDITADVYPYPYWQSTMTVLFPQRNFKDRAAAHFALTELTTPQGVIIGDYSPMPGYVGKTLAEVAELRKTSAGQTLMDLIDIVEKEGGDESIIATSMDEADIQTILMWPYANICSDGTTEGLHPRGHGAFTKVLRQYVREQHVLTLEEAIHKMTGQAAANLNLKKIGEVVPGYYADLVLFDPNTVSDRATFREPHALSVGIKRVFVSGVEAFNEGGPTRQFKGRAIRRAQ; this is encoded by the coding sequence ATGAAAAAATTCTTGTCCATTGTGGTGGGCGCGTTATTGGCAGGTGCCTGCCACCAGGAGCATTTTGACACCGTTATCCGCAACGCCCGTGTGGTGGATGGCAGCGGGAAGCCTTCGTTTACCGCGGATGTAGGCATCAATGCCGACACCATTGCCGCGGTTGGGGATTTGTCAAAGGCCACGGCAAAACAAGAAATCGATGCAACGGGTCTGGTTTTGTCCCCGGGGTTTATTGACACGCACAGCCACCACGATTGGGGCATGTTCGAGGCAAGGGACGTGGCCGCCCTTGCCAGTCAGGGCGTCACCACCATGATAATCGGGCAGGACGGGGGTTCCAGGTTTCCCATAGCCGTGTTGTTGCGCAGGCTGGACAGCCTACCGGTGGCCATCAATGTGGGGTCATATACCGGCCATAATACCCTGAGGAGGATGACAATGGGCGATAAGTACCAAAGGGAAGCCACACCGGAGGAGGTAGGCCAAATGAAAAAAATGCTGGCACAAGACATGGAAAACGGCTCCTTGGGCCTTTCGACCGGCCTGGAGTACGACCCGGGCATTTATTCAAATGAGGACGAGGTAGTGCAGTTGGCGGCCGTGGTTGCCCCTTACGGTGGCCGCTACATCAGCCACATGCGAAGCGAGGACCGTTACTTTTGGGACGCATTAAAGGAGATCATCCATATCGGCAGGGAGGCGGGCGTGCCGGTGCAAATCTCGCATGCGAAGTTGGCCATGAAAAGTTTATGGGGCCAGTCTGCAAAAATGGTGGCCATGCTTGACTCGGCCAGGGAAGCCGGGGTGGACATCACGGCTGATGTTTATCCCTACCCCTACTGGCAATCCACAATGACGGTATTGTTTCCTCAACGCAATTTCAAGGACAGGGCTGCGGCACATTTTGCCCTGACGGAACTCACCACGCCCCAAGGCGTGATTATTGGTGACTACTCGCCCATGCCCGGGTACGTAGGCAAAACGCTTGCGGAGGTGGCCGAACTAAGGAAAACCAGTGCGGGGCAAACGCTGATGGACTTGATCGATATAGTGGAAAAGGAAGGTGGGGACGAAAGCATTATTGCCACCAGCATGGACGAGGCGGATATCCAGACGATCTTGATGTGGCCTTACGCCAACATCTGCTCGGATGGCACAACCGAGGGGCTGCACCCGCGGGGGCATGGGGCCTTCACCAAGGTATTGCGGCAATATGTAAGGGAGCAACATGTGTTGACGCTGGAAGAGGCCATCCACAAGATGACCGGCCAGGCGGCCGCCAATTTGAATTTGAAAAAAATTGGGGAGGTGGTGCCCGGCTACTATGCGGACCTTGTGCTGTTTGACCCCAACACGGTTTCGGACCGGGCCACTTTCCGGGAGCCACACGCCCTGTCCGTTGGGATAAAACGGGTATTCGTGAGTGGCGTGGAGGCTTTCAATGAAGGAGGACCTACCCGTCAATTCAAAGGAAGGGCAATCAGGAGGGCCCAATAG
- a CDS encoding class I SAM-dependent methyltransferase codes for MSKDLFSGHAKGYARFRPVYPKALYDFIYQFVGQFDTAWDCGTGNGQVARVLASSFGKVHASDISAQQLKNAVIAPNIHYHLGGVEQTGFGNSSIDLITIGQAIHWFDREQFYKEVGRVGKTGAIIAAFGYSPVRFTPLFNEALDRFYFDVVYPYWDTERKIVEGQYKSIPFPFEEIKAPDFKIEVNWSLSDLHGYITTWSAVQNFIRKNGFSPVGKFMEEVKPLWRKEVESVYFPVFLRIGRIK; via the coding sequence ATGTCCAAAGACCTTTTTTCCGGGCATGCAAAAGGGTACGCAAGGTTTCGCCCGGTATATCCCAAGGCGCTCTATGATTTTATTTATCAATTCGTGGGGCAATTTGATACCGCATGGGATTGTGGTACGGGAAACGGACAGGTGGCAAGGGTCCTTGCCAGTTCTTTTGGAAAGGTGCATGCATCGGATATAAGCGCACAGCAACTTAAAAATGCCGTTATTGCCCCCAACATCCACTATCACCTGGGTGGGGTGGAACAAACCGGGTTCGGCAATAGCTCTATTGACCTTATAACAATCGGGCAAGCCATTCATTGGTTTGACCGGGAACAATTTTATAAAGAGGTGGGGCGGGTAGGTAAAACCGGTGCCATTATAGCTGCCTTTGGATATAGCCCGGTCCGCTTCACACCGCTCTTTAATGAGGCACTGGACCGTTTTTACTTTGATGTGGTCTATCCCTATTGGGACACGGAGCGTAAAATAGTTGAAGGCCAATACAAGTCAATCCCATTTCCATTCGAAGAAATAAAAGCACCGGATTTTAAGATTGAGGTAAATTGGTCGCTAAGTGACTTGCACGGCTACATCACTACCTGGTCTGCCGTGCAAAATTTTATAAGAAAAAATGGGTTCAGCCCGGTAGGCAAATTTATGGAGGAGGTCAAACCACTATGGCGAAAGGAAGTGGAATCTGTTTATTTTCCAGTATTTTTAAGGATTGGCCGCATAAAATGA
- a CDS encoding RagB/SusD family nutrient uptake outer membrane protein: MKKFRNKITVAVLTMVMLSCSDNFLELQPQQSVADTQALTTLEDFKSAITGVYNDLSNSDYYGRYFILIPDVMSDDVKQNSQANRVRNYAEYVATRADDDAEDIWEVMYEANVAANAIINSEVEVPAAVQADKDHIVGEAYALRGLIYFDMVRLFAQSYQFTADASHLGVPIVLKFDQLSTPARNTVAEVYAQVISDMQKALTLMKDTPRSGNTATLSATAVKALLARVYLYKADWANAEAMATEVINSGKYSLVSNANYVSSWSSDYSSESIFEISMTPSDNRGSDALGRMYIVEGYGDYLPSDDVYSLIPAGDARQGLYKPDPGLSGAFAPFRMNKYPSVKGEDNTKVIRLSEMYLIRAEARAMKSSPDEPGARADVNEIRLRGLPTATPIASSGPALLDDIARERRIELAFEGQRLWDLMRKKQGVVRNQCTSPICSIPYPNDRFVLPIPQAEIDANPVIQPNPGY; this comes from the coding sequence ATGAAAAAATTTAGAAATAAAATCACGGTAGCAGTCCTCACCATGGTGATGCTATCGTGTTCCGATAATTTTTTGGAATTGCAGCCTCAGCAATCGGTGGCCGATACCCAGGCACTAACCACCTTAGAGGATTTTAAGTCGGCCATTACAGGCGTGTATAACGACCTGTCTAATTCCGATTACTATGGCAGGTATTTTATTTTGATACCTGACGTGATGTCTGACGATGTAAAGCAAAACAGTCAGGCCAACCGGGTAAGGAATTACGCGGAATATGTGGCCACCCGTGCCGATGATGATGCAGAAGACATCTGGGAGGTAATGTACGAGGCCAACGTGGCTGCCAATGCCATCATTAACAGTGAGGTGGAGGTTCCTGCCGCAGTGCAGGCCGATAAGGACCATATTGTGGGCGAAGCCTATGCTTTGCGAGGCCTTATCTATTTTGATATGGTACGACTGTTTGCACAGAGCTACCAGTTTACCGCTGATGCAAGCCATCTGGGCGTTCCAATTGTATTGAAATTTGATCAATTGAGCACCCCGGCCAGGAACACCGTTGCAGAGGTTTATGCCCAGGTAATCAGCGATATGCAAAAGGCATTGACACTGATGAAGGATACGCCCAGGTCTGGCAATACGGCCACCCTGTCGGCCACGGCAGTGAAGGCCTTGCTGGCAAGGGTTTACCTTTATAAAGCGGATTGGGCCAATGCGGAGGCCATGGCCACCGAGGTCATCAACAGCGGCAAATACAGCCTTGTATCCAACGCCAATTATGTGAGTTCCTGGTCATCGGATTATAGTTCAGAATCAATCTTTGAAATATCCATGACGCCCTCGGACAACAGGGGCTCTGATGCATTGGGCAGGATGTACATTGTGGAAGGCTATGGCGATTATTTGCCCTCCGATGATGTATATTCCCTAATACCAGCGGGGGATGCACGGCAAGGCTTGTACAAACCCGATCCAGGGCTGTCAGGTGCTTTTGCTCCATTCCGCATGAACAAATACCCAAGCGTAAAGGGCGAGGACAACACCAAAGTAATCCGCCTGTCAGAAATGTACCTGATCCGTGCGGAGGCAAGGGCCATGAAATCGTCCCCTGACGAGCCGGGCGCAAGGGCAGACGTGAATGAGATCCGCCTTCGTGGATTGCCCACCGCAACCCCTATAGCCTCTTCAGGCCCGGCCTTATTGGATGATATTGCACGGGAGAGAAGGATAGAATTGGCTTTTGAAGGCCAAAGGCTTTGGGATTTGATGCGCAAGAAGCAAGGTGTGGTGAGAAACCAATGCACCTCGCCAATTTGTTCGATCCCATACCCGAACGACAGGTTTGTGCTTCCTATTCCGCAAGCGGAAATAGATGCCAACCCCGTCATTCAGCCCAATCCCGGCTATTAG